GCTGCTTTCTCTGATCTGAATATGCCACAAAGACTCAGAAGTAGCCACCTTAAGAACCATGATGTTTATAGAGTCTACGTGAATGGAGAATAGCTGGAAGGAAGAAGCAAAGATGAACAATAATTAACATCAAGGCACTGCCCTTCCTTTCCAGTGGAGAAAGAGTAAGAGGGAGCTCTTAGTATTACACCcccaaaatattagaaaaatccACCCATGACTCCAAAGCCAGCCATCCCTAGTACAGTCCAGGAAAGTGGGAGTAGTATCACCTGGCAGAAGATCTTCAATAACGATGGGCTAAAGGACAGCTCCTTTTGATGCGCCCCAGCACTCTGGGAGAATGGGGCAAAAAGGCCAGAAACCTTCTGTAGGTCCGTTCTAATACGCACTTCTCCAAAGCACAATGCCACATAGTGCCTGCCCAGAAGAGAAACCTTATTGCCACCGGGTCCACCCCTTCCATAACAGCATCATTCCCTCCCTCACATTCACTCTCCTATCCTCCCTAGAAATGTAGCTCAAATATCATAGAGGATTGTCTCATACTAGTTATCCATATCTGTCTCACAAGATAATAGCTTCCAGGCTACCAGGAGACATCAGCAAGAACCCACTTCCCTCCTTGGGCTGTGAGGCCTCTGTAGAAGAATCTCATTTTACAAACCCCAATCCCAAAATACTCCCCAAGGGAAGAGTGAGGATATAAGGTACTCACGGCAGATCATGGCTAAGGAGTTTGCTGGAAATCCACAGGCTATCAATTTCCTAAAACAGTGTGGGAGAAAGCTTTGTATACTAGCTGCTAGGTAAGCCTTGAGCAGCTTGACAAACCAGAAAAGGttctaagaaaaggagaaagtgctGTAGCCCTTCCACCAAATATTCTCCATTCCATTTCCACCAGCTTCTCTCCCCAGCACTATATCCTGCTCCTCACGATGACATTAGTCGCTTagtatttctcttttatgaataTGTTGCCCTGTTTCCCCTCTTAAATTAGAAGAGTAAGATCTTCTATTTCCTGTTATCTTAGTCCTGTACTTTACTTCTGTATCTTTCTTACATGCCCTGGACACTCTGTGCCTTACAAGCTTTTTTGacgggaggaagattggccttgagctaacatctgttgccaatcctctttttgcttgaggaagattgtcgctgagctaacatctgtgccagcctttctctatttttcatacgtgtgacaccaccacagcatgacttgaggagcagtgtgtaggtccatgcctgggatccgaacccgcagaccccaggccactgaagcagagcccaccaaacgtaaccactatgccaccgggctagccctgCAAGCATTTTTAACTGAACAACTTGCATCAATCCTAGTGTTCCCAAACTAATCTAAGATCATCTTGGCAAAGAGGTGGGTTAACTAGGAAAGCCacgcagaattttaaaaaaaggaaatccaaagTTGAAATTCAGCTGGATCAACCCCACACACATACCTAAGGAATTCCCCAGGACTCACCACTGTTTGCTGGTGCTGCTGAAACTTAAGACTAACATTCTGGATCCAAAAAAAGGAGCCAATCTTTAGCTCTGCCTGCAGCTTCCGCTGACACCACTTGGTGGCCAACCGGACCACAAGCCACCTGCAGAAAAATCCCTGTAAGTTCAAAGGATCCTCTCCCAATTATAGCTTCCCATACCCCTTGCAGATCCTAGAAAGCCTTGCAAAAGGTGACGTGCTGAAGCTGGATCTTCTGGGCAACTCTTCTGTCTCATAAAACACCTCTCTGTCACATACATTCAGCCACAGCGATCAGGACCCTAACCCCGGAGTGTCCCCTACACTCAGATGAAATCAAACTGAACACCACCTCAAATCTTTGGGAACCCCAAAGGTAGAGAGAAGAGACCCCAACAGGAGTCGAAGTACAGGCAGCCGTGTCAGATGTCCATCACACATTCCCCAAAGGCTCTCTGTCGCCTCGCTCGAGATCGGCGTCCGCGAGAGGCACTGTGGGTCACACCCAGCCAGCTCAACGCTTCTCGGCTGGACAGCCAGACCTGTTCCGGCTTCCCAGGGCGAGGCTGCAGGTGCCCTTCGCGCTCGGTGAAGGGGACACTCAGGGGCGCgtggaggggaaagagagacCACCGAGTCGGACCCTCTCCTCATACACACCTATTTAGCTCCCAGCCTCAGCATTTCCTCAGGCCTCGCCCACTTCCTCAATCCCCCCGCGCCCCACCCCGACTCCCAGTTCCGCTGCGCCCGCTCCAGCCGAACGCCCCCGCTCGACCCCTCCCCGCGGCGCGCGCCCCCCTCCTcggcccctcccccgccaccGCCCGCGCACCTCCCCCTGCAGCGCCCTCCCCCTCCCGCGCGCCTCTGTCCAGCGCGCGCCCCCTCCtcagtctccctccctcccctgtctccctccctcccccccccccgccccggccgggATCCCCTCACCGGCCTAGGAAGAGGGCGCTGAGCGCAACCAGCAGCAAGGCCAACACCGCGGAGAAGAACAGGGGCATTCCGGCCCCGGCCCGGCCTCGCTCCGGCCCCCGCCCTGCCGGGGCCCCCTCCCGCCCGCTGCCCGCTGCCCGCTGCCCGCTGCCCGCTGCCCGCTCCCTGCTTCCCGCTGTGCCGCCGCGGGCCGACCAGCCGCGCGCGCAGGGACAGCGCTGGGCGAGGAAGCGTTGGCGCGCGTGCGCCCCGCCCCCCGCAACCCGCCAGCCAGCCAGCTGTCTCCgcaccccgccccgcccggcgccCGCGATCCGGCAGGGCCGACTGGCCGCCTGCACGAAGTGAAGGCGTGGCTCCGGAAGGAGAGCGCAGAGGAGCGGGCCTCGCGCCGACTGACACGCAGGCCACGCCCCCGGGCGCACCCTTCGGTGCCCGGAAAATGCGGAGCCAGGGGCTTGGCGGGGCCGGAGTCTGAGCCCGTTGCCTGGCTGGCCGTGGACCTGGTGGGCTCAGGTTCATTTCAGTCGCGGAGAGTTCCACTTTCAAAGCACTTCCCCAGGGCAGTGACGGAGTCTGCTTGACCACTTAAGGCCTGGACTGATGATACTGCGGAAGTTAAACCCCTGGATCCTAAGAAGTAGCTCTCCTGTCTTACTCGAGGGCCTTGTCTGAAAATCATTGAGGCGGCAATCAAGAGATAATTAAAAGGCCTCAAAAATCCCACCTCATTCTGTCCACCAAGGAATGTTCTGAGGGCAGTATCATTCTGGACCTTTCACTGGAGAAGTTTTCAGTGTCTACTGTctacagtagtccctccttaaCCATGGGTGATTCGGAGGATATGTTCCAAGATCCCCCCCGCACCCCCCCGTGGACGCCTGAAGCCACCGATAGTACCAAACTCTATATATACTATCACtttttgtatacatacatacctatgacaaaatttaatttataggggctggccccgtggctaagtttgcgccctctgcttcagcagcctgggatttggccggttcgaatcctgcgctgggacatggcactgctcatcaagccatgctgaggccagcatcccatatgccacaactagaaggactcacaactaaaaatacacaactacataccagggggcgttggggagaaaaaggaaaaatttaaaaatcttaaaaaaaaatttataaattcggcacagtaagagattaacaataactaataataaaatagaacaattataacaatatactttaataaaaatcacCACAGATCTTAacttcagcatatgattttttttctttccttattaagtggaaaactttcaccttttcacttaaaggaagcactttatggcttcttcTCTTGACATattcaaattgccagcatcactactcttgcgctttggggccattcTCAATAAGGTACTAAGTGACCTGATCTGTAAcctggctactaagtgactaaaggGACACAGCATATACAGCGTGGATAAGCTGGACAAAGGGATAATTCACGTCCTGGGCAGGACTCCAAGAGATTTCATCAAGCTACTCAGAATGGCCACTCAATTCAAAACTTACGAatagtttatttctggaattttccatttaatatcttTGGACTGaggttgaccatgggtaactgaaaccacagataaggcaGAACTACTGTATAGCACAATCTGGGCACTGGGCCAGGGGGTACTACAGAAGTAGAGAATATGGTTCTTGCCCTTCAGCAACAGACAGTTTATCTGTGAAGCAATTACACAAAATGGAGAATTCAGGGTCGacttagttttgcctgtttcctTCTCCATAAAATGAGGCAATTGGACAAAGTTCCTTTCCAACTCTACTACAGTGATGCTAGTACAACATAAAAAAGTGCTGAGGATTTCAAAGAAAGTGCTCCACGTCCCCTTGTTCTCATATCCCGATCTCCATAAACGTCCTTCAAGATTTTACTTGGAGACTCTTCCATTCCTTCAGATAAAGCAACATTTCAACTTTCACCTGGgttaaaaaaagggggggggggggcggtaaAAAGTTGTGTTTATCCCTCCAGCTGGTTTCCCTCCTTATCTAGTCCTCTCTTCAGTCATTTCACAACTCCCCAAGGGCTCCACTATTGTTTGTTTCAAGTTCACATCTACCTCTCAAGCACTATAGTTCTGCCATCCTCCTTGTAATCTGCAGCCTCCCATTAGGGTATGTTCTGTCTGTGAACCTTCATGGAAGGCCCAACAACTCAACGAAAACTCTTCCAAGCCAAGAAGGGTACCTTGCAACACATCTCCCTGCTCTCATTCATCTTGTCCAATTTGgtctttatttcaaaaaaaaaaaaaaaaattggcacctgagctaacaactgctgccaaccttctttttttatcttctccccaaagccccccagtacacagttgtatatcctagttgtgagtgcctctggttgtgctaagtgggacaccgcctcagcacggcctgacaagtcgtgccatgtctgtgcccaggatctgggccggcgaaaccctgggccaccaaaatggagtgcgtgaccttaaccacttggcaacgggGTTTATTCACCTGATTCCTATCActtactttcttcttcctccccagacTGTTACCACCCTACTCCCAATTACCTCAGTAGCCTGAAACGTTGATTTTATCATTTGTGTACTTCCTTCTGGAGAGATCTCAAGGGGTCAACGTTACTGAAGTGGAACAaagggggagagggcagagagagaactcTACGACTTCATGGCCTCAATTTACTGAGACAAGTCCTGGTAAAAGTGTCTAAGTTTTTAATGTCATGGGCCATGTCTGGCACAGACCTGGTATTCCCAAATATTCAATGTTAACTCCctaaagcaaatagaaaaaaaaaaccccagaagttTCTAAAGATAAAAAGACCTGCTAGTCACTGAAATTCCGGCAGATGGCAGACACCTCTGTTCACCACTACCATACTGGAAGGACAGAGGAGGCAACTTTCTAGAACTGACAGCAGacgaaaggaagaaatgagatgaGCAGAGGACAACAGTCTCCTACCTCCCTTTCCAGAGAAAGAGATCCCTACATTTATCCAAAATAGAGTAGTTATTTTCCAAGAGTTAAACACAATTGTAGTGTAGTAAAAAGAACATGTGCTAGACACAACTGGATTCCTATCCTCAAATTATTTACTAGTTTTAAGAATTCAGGCAGTTACTCAACTTTTCTGTTCTGCATTGGTAAAACTGTAGTACCTACCCTACAACAtatctgtgaaaattaaatgacgTTAGATCTGTAGTATGGTGCCTAGTATTTCACAGTGAAAAAATGTTGGTTCCACTTTCTACCTCTGCCCCTTCTTCTCAACTGCACTAACAgagagtaaaatatttcattggcTATTTACTAAGCTGTATTCTTTGAGGGTCTTTAGCTATAATTAGTCAAAAATCTAATAAAGATGAGGTGCCGAGGGAGAAGtaaaagtagagagagaaaaagtttgGATGCAAGTAAGGCTCTTTTTCAAAAGGGCCCACACCAAAGGTAGGATCTCAAAAGAGTGATAGTAATGACTCTTAGGACTCAAGGATTAATCAGGTTATGAAATAGTACACCTAATAAAATGACAATGCAGTGACtaacaataaaattcttttttatcattttggagaaagaaacaggaaaagtcaCACCATTAACAATCCATGATGCCAAGCTTCTGGAAGTAAAAATGTCCCAGCTAGGAGGGATGTCTCCCTCAGTTTGTTTTATCAATATGAATAAAAAGTATCTGCTCCTTCACCAGGAAGTCCTGTACTCAAAAAGAACTGACCCAAGTCTAAGAAAACAACCAATTCAAGTGTGAAGGGTTGAAGCTTCCAAACACAGCCACTTTTTCTGTCGTGCATCTCCATCTCAGTGGTGACATGGCCAATGCCCAGGGAACCTGTGGCAAGGATCCCAGGGTGAAGTAGAAGCAAATGTCTATGAACACTGTGTGGTGACAGTGGCTTACAGCCTCCAGACTCAGAGCTCTGCGTGGTGGGATTCTGCCTTCAACAACTCACTGGGCTTCATGAAGATGCCTTCCATGGCTTTCCAGTAATTGTTCTGGCTTGGCTGGGCCATGCCATGCACCTCTTTTTGCCCACTAATGGGTCGACCATATTGTTCTCCTGTGACAGACAGCAGAACCTCGGTAGAAGAATGCTTGAATCGCACCTCACCATCCCTCACCCAGTAGGGCCCATTACAGAGCACTGTCCAGTCATCCAGATAATCGCCTtcaccttcctcaccaaaagcacTCACCTCCTGCAAGACACAGATAGTAGCAACATTAGCATGGCTGACACACAGGCttggaaaggagagggaggcaaTGGGAAAACATGGCTAcccaaaagtgaaaaatgagagGCTTTccagtgttatttaaaaataaattaaataggggccggcccggtggcgcaggggttaagtgcgcacattcctttctggtggcctggggtccaccggttcggatcccaggtgcagacatggcaccactcatcaagccatgatgtggcaggcgtcccacatataaagtagaggaagatgggcacagatgttatctcagggctaatcttcctcagcaaaaagatgaggattggcagatgttagctcagggctgatcttcctaaaaaaaatataaataaataaattaaattaaataaactgtgggaaataagggaaaaaaagacaaaggacagGAAATCAGTTGCCATAATATTATGGtccaaacttttattttgtaagtACTCCTATATTCAGCTTATGTTttctaatgttttccttttttagttcAGTGTATCTTAATAGCAAACTTACAGGAACAGCACAGCAGACAGACAACACTAAAAACATGTACTTGCATGTAGGACAACTCAGTTAGAAAAGTATAGTGAATGGATGGAATCTACTGTATGCTACAAACACCATTTAGTTGCCGTCAATAAGaaatttacttgttttaaaaaatccaaatgctGGCATTGTCCAGAAAAATTTAACAggtttatttataattgttacaaAGCAGAAGTGCTGAAACTTGTTCACTGAAACATTTTGACTTGCATTAACTCTTTATGTCCCTGCACTTATAGTAAAAGTtcacacacaaatgaaaatggaaaaacgGCCAATGCCTGATTTCTGTCGCCTATTTTCCCACTTGCAATCATATCCTTAGGTACCTTCTGACcccatggaaaaaaaaatctaatgttcAGAACTACCAATAACAGgaagagcaatttttttttttttttttttttttatttggaggaagattagccctcagctaactactgccagtcctcctctttttgctgaggaagcctggctctgagctaacatccgtgcccatcttcctctagtttatacgtgggacgcctaccacagcatggctgccaagcagtgccatgtccgcacccgggatccgaaccagcgaaccccgggccgccgagaagcggaacgtgcgaacttaaccgctgcgccaccgggccggccccgcaattttttttttaaagactggaatATTTCCCATCATAGTGGATTCTTAAGCACATTCTCCATGTATGTGGCGTGCTGCTAGCTGGATGTCTTTTGGCATCATCATTACACATTTGGCATGGATAGCACACAGGTTGGTGTCTTCAAAAAGGCATACCAGATAGGCCTCACTTGCTTCCTGCAAAGCACCAATAGCTGCGCTTTGGAAGCATAGATCTGTTTTGAAGTCCTGAGCAATTTCTCGCACCAGATGCTGGAAAGGAAGTTTGTCAATCAGAAGTTCAGGGGACTTCAGATAACGTCTAATTTCACAGAGCACCTCAGTACCAGGCTTGTAACAATGAGGTTTCTTCACCCTGCCAGTAGGGGGCACACTCTTGCAAGCGGCTTTTGTAGCCAGTTGCTTCCTTGGTGCTTTACCACCCGTTGATTTGTGGCCAGTCTGCTTTGTACCGGCCATGGTAGAGACCTCTTTACTTACCCCCCTTCTCCTTCAGCTGGAGCTCCACGAGCTGGAGGCGGCACTGGCATTAAGAGAGCGATGGCCTATGTTTTCTATTATAGtcttaaaatactttataaatctCGTGCTTTGATTCTAAATATTCCTGCCTCATTCCTTTAACTAGATTTTAAGTGACCTGGTGAGAAACACAAGTTGGAGAGGGGATAGGCTCTGGAGACACGCAGACCTTAAATCTCAGCTCCCTCTCTAGCTGTGTAACTCCTTTGaggcttcattttcctcctccataGAATGACAATATCACCTTACAGAATaattgtgagaatgaaataataaacttTAACTGAACAAATTATAGCAGATTCTACCTTCTACTCCTCTACTAATCCCATTCTCCTTAAGGCCAAATATTCAGAGTTTctatcacaataaaaaagttactgattatttcagaaatattacttttaaaacacaCTAAtagcaatataattttaaatgattaaaaagcggtcatttggaaatagagtctataagactaaaggcaaaaagTACTGCACATAATTAACAATTCTACTATATTTGTATATTGGAactgaacaaat
The sequence above is drawn from the Equus przewalskii isolate Varuska chromosome 10, EquPr2, whole genome shotgun sequence genome and encodes:
- the LOC103555951 gene encoding histone H3.3A-like translates to MAGTKQTGHKSTGGKAPRKQLATKAACKSVPPTGRVKKPHCYKPGTEVLCEIRRYLKSPELLIDKLPFQHLVREIAQDFKTDLCFQSAAIGALQEASEAYLVCLFEDTNLCAIHAKCVMMMPKDIQLAARHIHGECA